In a genomic window of Telopea speciosissima isolate NSW1024214 ecotype Mountain lineage chromosome 5, Tspe_v1, whole genome shotgun sequence:
- the LOC122662096 gene encoding O-fucosyltransferase 31-like codes for MSSYSGRARVFSVRKLISRSVEASVMTKPYYSFQYQKGAFAGLLVLLLPIFFPHLFTPLGHASPSVFSEWNAPKPRHLPLLKGALQRQTSNMQQFDIWSPLADQGWKPCVESIKPPSLPRKSQGYIQVFLDGGLNQQRMGICDAVAVAKILNATLVIPHLEVNPVWKDSSTFTEIFDVNHFIEVLKDEISIVEELPEDYSWSTREYYATAIRATRIKTAPVRASANWYLENVLPVVQSYGIAAIAPFSHRLAFDNLPLDIQRLRCKVNFQALVFVPHIRALGDALISRLQDPPTKTVRLGSEYLQQTTGDKDKQGSGKFVVLHLRFDKDMAAHSACDFGGGKAEKLALAKYRQVIWQGRVLNSQFTDEELRNQGRCPMTPEEIGLLLAGLGFDNSTRLYLASHKVYGGEARIATLRMLFPLMEDKKSLASAEERAKIAGKASLLAALDYYVSMHSDIFISASPGNMHNALVGHRTYENLKTIRPNMALLGQLFLNKSMGWTEFQGAVLEGHNNRQGQIRLKKEKQSIYTYPAPDCMCLAQHK; via the exons ATGAGCTCTTACTCTGGTAGAGCTAGGGTTTTTTCAGTCAGGAAATTGATTTCCAGATCCGTGGAGGCTTCGGTGATGACGAAGCCTTATTATAGTTTTCAGTATCAGAAAGGCGCTTTTGCTGGTCTTTTAGTGCTGTTGCTTCCGATTTTCTTTCCTCATCTCTTTACTCCATTGGGTCATGCCTCTCCTTCTGTTTTCTCG GAATGGAATGCTCCTAAACCTAGGCACTTGCCACTTCTTAAGGGCGCTTTACAGCGACAAACT TCAAATATGCAGCAGTTCGATATCTGGTCTCCCTTGGCTGATCAAGGATGGAAACCTTGTGTTGAGTCCATAAAACCCCCTT CTTTACCAAGAAAATCTCAGGGATATATCCAAGTATTTCTGGACGGAGGGCTGAACCAGCAGAGAATGGGG ATATGTGATGCAGTTGCTGTTGCCAAAATTTTGAATGCAACACTTGTGATTCCACACCTTGAAGTAAATCCTGTTTGGAAAGATTCAAG TACATTCACAGAAATATTTGATGTGAATCACTTTATTGAAGTCCTGAAGGATGAAATTTCCATAGTTGAGGAGCTACCTGAAGATTATTCATGGAGCACGAGAGAGTATTATGCAACAGCCATTCGAGCTACAAGAATCAAAACAGCACCTGTTCGTGCTTCGGCTAATTGGTATCTGGAGAATGTCTTGCCTGTAGTACAGAG CTATGGAATTGCTGCCATCGCCCCATTTTCACATCGTTTGGCTTTTGACAACTTGCCCTTGGACATTCAACGACTACGTTGTAAAGTCAATTTTCAAGCATTGGTTTTTGTTCCACACATCAGAGCGTTGGGTGATGCCCTCATTAGTCGTCTTCAGGATCCACCAACAAAGACTGTAAGGTTAGGCAGTGAATACCTGCAGCAGACAACAGGTGACAAAGATAAACAGGGATCTGGGAAGTTTGTGGTGCTACATCTTCGGTTTGACAAG GATATGGCTGCTCATTCAGCCTGTGATTTTGGCGGGGGCAAAGCAGAAAAACTTGCTCTGGCAAAGTACAGACAAGTGATTTGGCAGGGAAGAGTCTTAAACTCTCAGTTTACTGATGAAGAATTGAGAAATCAGGGCCGTTGCCCAATGACCCCAGAAGAGATTGGATTGCTGCTAGCAGGTTTGGGCTTTGACAACAGTACTCGCCTCTATCTTGCCTCCCACAAG GTCTATGGTGGGGAAGCTAGGATCGCAACTTTGCGAATGTTGTTTCCTTTGATGGAAGATAAGAAGAGTCTTGCTTCTGCAGAGGAGCGTGCCAAGATTGCAGGGAAAGCTTCTTTATTAGCTGCGTTGGATTACTATGTGAGCATGCACAGTGATATTTTTATCTCTGCATCTCCTGGGAACATGCACAATGCCTTG GTTGGCCACCGGACATATGAGAATTTGAAGACAATAAGGCCAAATATGGCTTTGTTGGGTCAGCTGTTCCTGAATAAGAGTATGGGATGGACCGAGTTTCAAGGAGCAGTTCTGGAAGGGCACAACAATAGACAAGGGCAGATTagattgaagaaagagaaacaatccATATATACATATCCTGCTCCTGATTGCATGTGTCTGGCTCAGCACAAATAA
- the LOC122662444 gene encoding uncharacterized protein LOC122662444: MACKEDERAGAEIVRGKEACDRFSEELMKELGFPSGVLPTGELEECGRVRATGFVWWKCKAAYEHFNVATNTKASYAAETTAYVEKGRMKKMTGVKTRQLMVWVPIVEMCMDGNKITFKTPMGVGKSFPITSFMNEEEKKNYLQQKGESAK; this comes from the coding sequence ATGGCATGCAAGGAAGATGAGAGAGCCGGAGCTGAAATCGTGCGTGGAAAAGAGGCTTGTGATCGATTTTCAGAGGAATTGATGAAAGAGTTGGGATTCCCTAGTGGTGTTCTCCCCACCGGAGAACTTGAAGAATGTGGGAGGGTGAGAGCCACTGGTTTCGTGTGGTGGAAATGCAAGGCTGCCTACGAGCATTTCAATGTGGCAACCAATACCAAAGCAAGCTATGCTGCTGAGACGACGGCGTATGTGGAGAAagggaggatgaagaagatgacggGCGTGAAAACCAGGCAGTTGATGGTGTGGGTTCCTATAGTAGAGATGTGTATGGATGGGAACAAGATCACCTTCAAGACACCCATGGGAGTCGGCAAGTCCTTCCCCATCACCTCTTTCATGaacgaagaagagaagaagaattatCTCCAGCAAAAGGGTGAATCCGCAAAGTAA